A single window of Girardinichthys multiradiatus isolate DD_20200921_A chromosome 15, DD_fGirMul_XY1, whole genome shotgun sequence DNA harbors:
- the slc25a47a gene encoding solute carrier family 25 member 47-A isoform X1 translates to MHIVDFLSGSVAGACGVAVGFPLDTVKVRIQTQKQFTGVYQCAVETLSKEGVHGFFKGMSLPLTTVSLTSSVVFGTYRNCLQCMKQARGADWSPNTKLEVFLAGMAGGVAQTSVMSPGDIVKVRLQCQTESMREGARTLRPKYHGAVHCLLSIVKDEGFRGLYRGALPLMLRDGPSYATYFLTYATVSEWMSGGSNKKLHWSGVLLAGGVAGMAGWTVATPMDVIKARLQMDGAQGPKQYKGFFHCIVETVRVEGAAVFFRSLGINCLRAFPVNMVVFLTYEVLSGFLRTGPESVDSPNIDWE, encoded by the exons ATGCACATCGTGGATTTCTTATCTGGATCGGTTGCAG GGGCATGTGGAGTCGCTGTGGGCTTCCCTCTGGACACCGTGAAG GTCAGAATCCAAACTCAGAAGCAGTTCACTGGAGTGTATCAGTGTGCAGTGGAGACATTATCAAAAGAAGGG GTGCATGGCTTCTTCAAAGGCATGTCTTTACCCCTGACCACAGTCTCTCTGACTTCCTCGGTGGTGTTTGGCACTTACAGAAACTGTCTGCAGTGTATGAAGCAGGCAAGGGGAGCCGACTGGAGCCCAAACACAAAACTGGAAGTCTTCTTAGCTGGGATGGCTGGAGGTGTAGCTCAG ACGTCTGTGATGTCTCCAGGTGACATAGTGAAAGTTCGTCTGCAGTGTCAGACAGAGTCCATGCGAGAAGGAGCCCGCACGCTCCGACCAAAGTACCACGGAGCGGTTCACTGTCTGCTGAGCATTGTAAAAGATGAGGGGTTTAGAGGGCTCTACAGAGGAGCTCTGCCACTCATGCTGAGAGACGGCCCATCATATGCCACCTACTTTTTGACTTATGCAACCGTCTCGGAATGGATGTCAGGCGGCAGCAATAAGAAATTAC ACTGGAGTGGTGTGCTGCTGGCTGGTGGAGTAGCAGGAATGGCAGGATGGACTGTCGCAACACCCATGGATGTGATAAAAGCCCGTCTGCAGATGGACGGCGCGCAAGGGCCAAAGCAGTACAAGGGCTTTTTCCACTGCATCGTGGAGACGGTGAGAGTGGAGGGAGCTGCAGTTTTCTTCAGGAGCTTGGGAATCAACTGTCTGCGTGCATTCCCAGTCAACATGGTTGTGTTTCTCACATATGAGGTCCTCAGTGGTTTTCTTCGAACTGGACCGGAAAGTGTTGACTCGCCTAATATAGATTGGGAATAG
- the slc25a47a gene encoding solute carrier family 25 member 47-A isoform X2 — protein sequence MSLPLTTVSLTSSVVFGTYRNCLQCMKQARGADWSPNTKLEVFLAGMAGGVAQTSVMSPGDIVKVRLQCQTESMREGARTLRPKYHGAVHCLLSIVKDEGFRGLYRGALPLMLRDGPSYATYFLTYATVSEWMSGGSNKKLHWSGVLLAGGVAGMAGWTVATPMDVIKARLQMDGAQGPKQYKGFFHCIVETVRVEGAAVFFRSLGINCLRAFPVNMVVFLTYEVLSGFLRTGPESVDSPNIDWE from the exons ATGTCTTTACCCCTGACCACAGTCTCTCTGACTTCCTCGGTGGTGTTTGGCACTTACAGAAACTGTCTGCAGTGTATGAAGCAGGCAAGGGGAGCCGACTGGAGCCCAAACACAAAACTGGAAGTCTTCTTAGCTGGGATGGCTGGAGGTGTAGCTCAG ACGTCTGTGATGTCTCCAGGTGACATAGTGAAAGTTCGTCTGCAGTGTCAGACAGAGTCCATGCGAGAAGGAGCCCGCACGCTCCGACCAAAGTACCACGGAGCGGTTCACTGTCTGCTGAGCATTGTAAAAGATGAGGGGTTTAGAGGGCTCTACAGAGGAGCTCTGCCACTCATGCTGAGAGACGGCCCATCATATGCCACCTACTTTTTGACTTATGCAACCGTCTCGGAATGGATGTCAGGCGGCAGCAATAAGAAATTAC ACTGGAGTGGTGTGCTGCTGGCTGGTGGAGTAGCAGGAATGGCAGGATGGACTGTCGCAACACCCATGGATGTGATAAAAGCCCGTCTGCAGATGGACGGCGCGCAAGGGCCAAAGCAGTACAAGGGCTTTTTCCACTGCATCGTGGAGACGGTGAGAGTGGAGGGAGCTGCAGTTTTCTTCAGGAGCTTGGGAATCAACTGTCTGCGTGCATTCCCAGTCAACATGGTTGTGTTTCTCACATATGAGGTCCTCAGTGGTTTTCTTCGAACTGGACCGGAAAGTGTTGACTCGCCTAATATAGATTGGGAATAG
- the LOC124882163 gene encoding mitochondrial basic amino acids transporter-like — translation MDFVAGCIGGAAGVLVGHPFDTVKVRLQVQSVDKPLYRGTFHCFQSIIRQESLSGLYKGIGSPMMGLTFINAIVFGVQGNTMRLLAHDTPTHQFLAGAAAGTIQCVICCPMELAKTRMQMQGTGEKKPSKKLYKNSLDCLVRIYRREGLWGVNRGMLTTLIRETPGFGVYFWAYDVLTRSLGCEPDNRYMIPKLLFAGGMAGIASWLSTYPVDVIKSRLQADGVGGVNQYSSIADCVRQSVRKEGYMVFTRGLTSTLLRAFPVNATTFATVTLVLMYARRSEEGLSDCEPAQPGHHTQIKQQPSSL, via the exons ATGGACTTCGTTGCAGGATGCATCGGAG GTGCTGCTGGAGTTTTGGTTGGACACCCATTTGACACAGTGAAG GttaggctgcaggtccagagtGTTGATAAGCCCCTGTATCGAGGAACTTTCCACTGTTTCCAGTCCATCATAAGACAGGAGTCG CTGTCTGGTTTATATAAAGGCATTGGATCTCCCATGATGGGCCTTACGTTCATTAATGCTATAGTGTTTGGTGTCCAGGGCAACACCATGCGTCTGCTTGCACATGACACCCCCACACACCAGTTTCTTGCTGGTGCTGCGGCAGGCACCATACAGTGTGTCATCTGCTGCCCCATGGAACTGGCTAAAACTCGCATGCAAATGCAGGGCACCGGGGAGAAGAAGCCTTCTAAGAAGCTGTACAAGAACTCCCTGGACTGTTTGGTGCGCATCTACAGACGCGAGGGTTTGTGGGGTGTAAACAGAGGAATGCTCACCACCCTCATCCGCGAAACGCCTGGTTTCGGAGTGTATTTCTGGGCCTATGACGTGCTGACACGCAGCCTGGGGTGTGAGCCCGACAACCGCTACATGATCCCCAAACTGCTGTTTGCCGGAGGCATGGCCGGCATCGCCTCGTGGCTCTCCACCTATCCCGTAGACGTGATCAAATCTCGGCTGCAAGCAGACGGGGTGGGCGGAGTCAACCAGTACAGCAGCATCGCAGACTGTGTGCGGCAGAGCGTGAGGAAGGAGGGTTACATGGTGTTCACGCGAGGCCTCACCTCCACGCTCCTACGGGCCTTCCCTGTGAACGCAACCACCTTCGCTACCGTCACCCTGGTCCTGATGTACGCTCGCAGGTCGGAGGAAGGCTTATCAGACTGTGAGCCGGCTCAGCCTGGCCACCATACGCAGATAAAGCAGCAGCCTTCCAGCCTGTAA